A single region of the Pontibacter kalidii genome encodes:
- a CDS encoding tetratricopeptide repeat protein — protein sequence MKKALLLFTAALAAFTAQAQHKLLFEEKTAEAYLLKYGTGSGASQAQLNSIINILKENQVTTRSGRPPRTPEFTLRFEQQAQVADAGDKLQLKVQVAKVQVSGSTDYKGFDLGDALLPDKYKAKVQLLNAKNEVVQVYDRTVALKPNGVALLQEQLPDTAAHQNYKLQVVEEQVEYTAVDVQQLREQLNLVRAYFAADANVLQALKEVALILPDDIDRLPLHDRKLHELEKQYELLKKENYTEKLNLKQQDPQRLKYKMEQLGQVLGERRKAVNYTLATIHEHFYNRGVSLLNNGNGSVAQTYFAKSVEANPNFAPAHVQLARIDLHNGYIREATNRTRDVLTRMRVDPQTEQMALTLAHDIYAAHIIEGNRLTTRGEYHNALEAYAEARDLCSTIGGLRCSMQALNDGEARAASGVYRSMVDNGRRLLARNDLQEAERVAQEALVFQREYDYVLHNATEAGDLLNQVKFQCYLSFIDEGKRYLAQQNHRAALGQFEEALTLEQQYTFRPVQELRLLSQRAAKPVLLAMLGEGYEQAMQNRLSNARQTAADATAMQERFALVQDAEVASKYKLLRERIFTQECINTQATYDKHFQNAQALVREKKFIAADQAYEAAIGAAAGMSECGIASFTAKDGKAAIAVAANYQRKLEEANRLISRNKYNEAILKYDEARIYYLAQQVNRFGLDHISLFNFGKDHPNQPFTAAVAGYFANQGEEQVSIQLLSMLLEKGYRKGKTKQVQQQLGQQLALKDVQQGQLLDAKVQSVKYSQNNRGLKQLKKAYEKERKRLGKG from the coding sequence ATGAAAAAAGCACTACTACTTTTCACCGCTGCCCTCGCGGCCTTTACTGCCCAGGCGCAGCACAAGCTGCTGTTCGAGGAGAAGACAGCCGAGGCCTACCTGCTGAAGTATGGAACCGGCTCCGGCGCCAGTCAGGCCCAGCTCAACAGCATCATCAATATACTTAAAGAAAACCAGGTGACCACCCGTAGCGGCAGGCCGCCCCGCACGCCAGAGTTCACGCTCCGCTTTGAGCAGCAGGCACAGGTGGCGGATGCCGGCGACAAGCTGCAGCTAAAGGTGCAGGTGGCAAAAGTACAGGTAAGCGGCAGCACCGACTACAAAGGCTTTGATTTGGGCGATGCCTTGCTGCCGGATAAGTATAAGGCCAAGGTACAACTGCTGAATGCCAAGAACGAGGTAGTGCAGGTATACGACCGGACCGTGGCGCTGAAGCCAAACGGCGTGGCGCTGCTGCAGGAGCAGCTGCCTGATACCGCTGCCCACCAGAACTATAAACTGCAGGTGGTAGAGGAGCAGGTGGAGTACACGGCCGTGGATGTGCAGCAACTGCGGGAGCAACTGAACCTGGTGCGGGCGTATTTTGCCGCCGATGCCAACGTGCTGCAGGCCCTGAAGGAGGTGGCGCTTATACTTCCGGATGATATTGACCGCCTGCCCCTGCACGACCGCAAACTGCACGAGCTGGAGAAGCAGTATGAGCTCCTGAAAAAAGAGAACTACACCGAAAAGCTTAACCTGAAACAGCAGGACCCGCAGCGCCTGAAGTATAAAATGGAGCAGCTTGGGCAGGTGCTGGGGGAGCGCCGCAAGGCTGTTAACTATACGTTAGCCACCATCCATGAGCATTTCTACAACCGGGGTGTGAGCCTGCTGAACAATGGCAATGGCTCGGTGGCGCAGACCTACTTTGCCAAGTCGGTGGAGGCCAACCCGAACTTTGCCCCGGCGCACGTGCAGCTTGCCCGCATCGACTTGCACAACGGTTACATCCGAGAGGCTACCAACCGCACCCGCGACGTACTCACCCGCATGCGCGTGGACCCGCAGACAGAGCAAATGGCGCTCACGTTGGCCCATGACATCTATGCCGCTCACATCATCGAAGGAAACCGCCTTACCACTCGGGGTGAGTACCACAATGCACTGGAAGCTTACGCCGAAGCGCGCGACCTGTGCAGCACCATTGGCGGTCTGCGTTGCAGCATGCAGGCCCTGAATGACGGAGAGGCCCGTGCAGCCAGCGGCGTATACAGAAGTATGGTGGATAACGGCAGGCGTCTGCTGGCACGCAACGATTTGCAGGAGGCGGAGCGGGTGGCACAGGAGGCGCTGGTTTTCCAGCGGGAGTATGATTACGTGCTGCACAACGCCACTGAGGCCGGCGACCTGCTGAACCAGGTGAAGTTCCAGTGTTACCTTAGTTTTATAGATGAGGGCAAGCGCTACCTGGCGCAGCAGAACCATCGGGCGGCCCTGGGGCAGTTTGAAGAGGCACTGACGCTGGAACAGCAGTATACGTTCAGGCCGGTGCAGGAACTGCGGTTGCTGTCGCAAAGGGCGGCCAAGCCGGTGCTGCTGGCCATGTTGGGGGAGGGCTATGAGCAGGCCATGCAGAACAGGCTAAGCAATGCCCGCCAGACCGCCGCCGATGCCACCGCTATGCAGGAGCGCTTTGCGCTGGTGCAGGATGCGGAGGTGGCCAGCAAGTATAAACTGCTGCGCGAGCGCATCTTTACCCAGGAATGCATCAACACGCAGGCTACGTACGACAAGCACTTCCAGAACGCGCAGGCGCTGGTGCGGGAGAAGAAGTTCATTGCCGCCGACCAGGCTTATGAGGCGGCAATCGGGGCGGCAGCGGGAATGTCGGAATGTGGTATTGCTTCCTTCACCGCAAAGGATGGGAAGGCAGCCATTGCCGTAGCCGCTAACTACCAGCGCAAGTTGGAGGAGGCCAACCGCCTGATCAGCAGGAACAAGTATAACGAAGCAATTCTGAAGTATGATGAGGCAAGAATATACTACCTGGCGCAGCAGGTAAACAGGTTCGGGCTGGACCACATCTCGCTCTTCAACTTTGGCAAAGATCACCCCAACCAGCCTTTTACAGCGGCTGTGGCAGGTTATTTCGCTAACCAAGGGGAGGAGCAGGTGTCGATACAACTGCTGTCGATGTTGCTGGAGAAAGGCTACCGTAAAGGCAAAACCAAGCAAGTGCAGCAGCAACTGGGCCAGCAACTGGCGCTGAAAGATGTGCAGCAGGGGCAGTTGCTGGATGCTAAAGTACAGTCCGTAAAGTATAGCCAGAACAACCGGGGGCTGAAGCAGCTGAAGAAAGCATATGAGAAGGAGCGGAAGCGGCTGGGGAAAGGGTAA